The nucleotide sequence CCAGTTCGGCCAGGTCCTGCCAGAGATAAATCCCGAAGACGAGCCCCACCACGGCCGACGCGGTGAGGACGAGCTTGAGCAGGCTCGTCCTCGCCGCCTTGGGTTCTTCGACAAGGGGGGACGTCGCAGCGGGCGTTTCCATGCGGTCGTCCCTCCCCTGCGCGTCCATCTCGGTTGAGGTCGTTTGATTCATGGCTTCACGGCGATGCAAAAGACTGAGAGTCCGAACGGCAGCCGTCCCCCCCGCCGAATCCAGCGGTTCTCCAGGGAAAGCGGCAGCTTCAGGAGCCCGTTGACGGGCCCAGGCAGCGGGGCCACGTCGGAGGCCGGCTTCGCGTGCGAGGCCGAGCCCCGCTTGGCCAACCTCACCAGCGCGGCGATCGGGAAGAGCAAGGTGTTCCGGTACGTGAGCGTCCGGATCCGCAGGCCGGCGTCGGTCAACAGCCCCCGGAGCGACTCTCGGGTGAACCGGCGACGAACGTGGACCGCCTCGTCGTGGCTGCTGCGGAGCTTCGGATAGGCCGGCAGGTTGAGAACCAGCCAGCCCCCGGGCTTGAGCACCCTCGCCAGCTCGCGGAGGGCCTCGCCGTCGCCCGGCGGTTCGATGCAGCAAACGACGTCGGTCGAAAGCACCACGTCGAAGGACTGGTCGGGGAACGGGACGCGGCTGATCGAGGCCCGCGCCACGCCGTCGAGCCCTCGGCGGCGGAGGAACTCGAAGGCCGCCGGCGCCAGCTCCACGCCCAGGGCCTCCGTCCCCATCTTCCGGAGGGCGTCCAGGTGTTTCCCCGTGCCGCAGCCGGCGTCGAGAACGGCGACGGCTCCCCCCTGCTCCTTCGCCCGGGCCGCGACGAACGGCAGGACGAGGTCGCGCAGGCCCCAGTACCACCAGTGCGCGTCCTCGTTGCGGAACATCACGTCGTACTCAGCGGTCTCCATCGCCGGCCTCCTCTCGCACGGCGGCCGCGACGAACCGGGCTTCCGCGTCAGTCAACTCCGGGTAAAGCGGGAGCGAGACGACCTCGCGCGCCGCCCGCTCCGCGACGGGGAACCCGCCGGGCTCGCGGCCGAGGTCGCGGTAGGCCTCCTGCAGGTGGATCGGCAGCGGGTAGTGAACCGCCGTGGCCACCCCGCGCGCCAGCAGCCGCTCGCGGAAGCGCTCTCGATCAGGACGCTGGAGCACGTAGAGGTGATAGCAGTGGCGGGCGTTCGCCGCCTCGTGCGGCGTCGTCAGGCCGGCCGCCGCCAGCTCCTCGTCGTAGAACCGCGCCAGCGACCGCCGGGCGGCGACCCAGCCGTCGAGGTACGGCAGCTTGGCCCGGAGGATCGCCGCCTGGATCTCGTCCAGCCGCGAGTTGACGCCGCGGATCCGGTTGCGATACTTCGACTCCTCGCCGTAGTTCCGCAGGCTGGCGACCCGCGCGGCGATCTCCGGGTCGGCCGTCACGACCGCGCCGGCGTCGCCGCAGGCGCCGAGGTTCTTGGTCGGGTAGAAGCTGAAGCAGCCAGCGTCGCCGAGGGTCCCCACGGGCTTCCCCTCGTACAGAGCCCCGTGCCCCTGCGCGGCGTCCTCGACGACCTTCAGCCCGTGCTCACGGGCGAGGCGGAGGATCGGCCCCATTGGCGCGGGATGGCCGTACAGGTGCACCGGCACGACGGCCTTCGCCCGGCCGCCGACGCCCGTCTCAAGCTCCCTGCGGAGCGCCTGCGGGTCCAGGCAGAGCGTGACCGGATCGACGTCGACGAGCCGAGGGACCGCCCCGGCGGCGACGATCGCGCAGACCGTGGGCGCCGCCGTGAAGGCCGCCGTGAGCACCACGTCGCCCGGCTCCACGCCGCAGGCCCGAAGCGCCAGGGTCAGGGCGTCGGTTCCGGAGTTCACGCCCACCGCGTGCGCCGCTCCGCAGGAGGCCGCGAACTCGCGCTCGAACGCGGCGCATTCCTCGCCCAGCACATACCATCCCCGCGCCAGCACCCGGCTCGCGGCGGCGTCGACGTCCGCGCGGACCGCCCGGTACTGCCGCGCGAGGTCGAGGAATTCCACCCGACCAAAGCTCACCAGTAATGCTCCCGATGCTTGCGGTAGAAGTCGACCGTGCGCCGGACCCCCTCCTCCAGCCCGACCCGAGGCGTCCAGCCGACGATTCGGCGGATCTTCCGGACGTCCGAGCAGAAATCGCCCGGCTCCTGCGCGGCCCGCTCCGGCGAGAACGGGGCGAACTCCCAACTGCTCCCCGGCACGGCGTTCGTGATCGTCTCGGCCAGCTCGCGGAACGAGTACGCCCGGTTGTTCCCCACGTTGAGGACCTCGCCGTACGCCGCCTCGGTCACGGCGCATCGGAGCATCGCGTCCACGGCGTCGCTGACGTACACGAAGTCGCGGAGGTACGAGCCGTCGCCGTAAACCCGGATCACCTCGCCGTCGAGGGCCTGCCGGACGAACCAGTTGGCCACCCCGAACCGGTTGTGCCGCATCTGCGCCCGCTCGCCGTAGATGTTCGTCAGCCGCAACGTCACCGACCGCACGCCCTGGATGTCGTGGTAGATCTGAAAAAGCTGCTGCGCCGTCAGGCTCGACAGCTCATAGATCCCCTTGGGCCGGACCGGCTGCTCCTCGTTGACCGGCAGCATCACGGCCGATCCGTACTCTCCCCGCGTCCCGCTGTAAACCAGCCGCACGCCCGGGTTGTGGCGGCGGCAGGCCTCCAGCAGGTTGGCCGTTCCCTTGATGTTGATGTCGATGTCGATGAACGGATTGGTCTGACTCAGGACGTGGTCGTTCTGCCCGGCGAGGTGAAAAATGAAATCTTGTCCTCGGATGAGGAATTTCAGGCTCGACTCGCCGCGGATGTCGCTGAAGTTGACAGTGACCTGATCTTTGACATCCCGGATGTTGAATAGATTGCCGCCGTGATCGTCGAGCATCGCGTCCAGAATCGTTACGCGGGCTCCGAGATCGACGAGACGGATCGCGAGGTTGCTGCCGAGAAATCCCAGTCCTCCCGTGACGAGGACGCTTCGGTCTCGGAATTGATCGAGCCCCTGATCCTGATGCATGGCTGCTCCGCCTCCTGAAGAACCTCGCGGACGACGAACTGGGGCGTCTGGTTCCCCGATAGGAACAGCCGCCCGATGTACTCGCCGACGACGCCGAGCATCATCAATTGCACGCCGGAGAACGTCAGCAGCGTGACCACGATCGACGCCCATCCCACGGGCGTTCCGGGCCGCAGAATCCACTCAATCGTCGTCGCCACGCCCAGCGCCACGCCCAACAGGCTGGCCACAAAGCCGGCGAACGTGCTCACCCGCAAGGGAAGCACGGAGAAGT is from Paludisphaera rhizosphaerae and encodes:
- a CDS encoding class I SAM-dependent methyltransferase, with product METAEYDVMFRNEDAHWWYWGLRDLVLPFVAARAKEQGGAVAVLDAGCGTGKHLDALRKMGTEALGVELAPAAFEFLRRRGLDGVARASISRVPFPDQSFDVVLSTDVVCCIEPPGDGEALRELARVLKPGGWLVLNLPAYPKLRSSHDEAVHVRRRFTRESLRGLLTDAGLRIRTLTYRNTLLFPIAALVRLAKRGSASHAKPASDVAPLPGPVNGLLKLPLSLENRWIRRGGRLPFGLSVFCIAVKP
- a CDS encoding DegT/DnrJ/EryC1/StrS family aminotransferase; the encoded protein is MSFGRVEFLDLARQYRAVRADVDAAASRVLARGWYVLGEECAAFEREFAASCGAAHAVGVNSGTDALTLALRACGVEPGDVVLTAAFTAAPTVCAIVAAGAVPRLVDVDPVTLCLDPQALRRELETGVGGRAKAVVPVHLYGHPAPMGPILRLAREHGLKVVEDAAQGHGALYEGKPVGTLGDAGCFSFYPTKNLGACGDAGAVVTADPEIAARVASLRNYGEESKYRNRIRGVNSRLDEIQAAILRAKLPYLDGWVAARRSLARFYDEELAAAGLTTPHEAANARHCYHLYVLQRPDRERFRERLLARGVATAVHYPLPIHLQEAYRDLGREPGGFPVAERAAREVVSLPLYPELTDAEARFVAAAVREEAGDGDR
- a CDS encoding NAD-dependent epimerase/dehydratase family protein, with product MHQDQGLDQFRDRSVLVTGGLGFLGSNLAIRLVDLGARVTILDAMLDDHGGNLFNIRDVKDQVTVNFSDIRGESSLKFLIRGQDFIFHLAGQNDHVLSQTNPFIDIDINIKGTANLLEACRRHNPGVRLVYSGTRGEYGSAVMLPVNEEQPVRPKGIYELSSLTAQQLFQIYHDIQGVRSVTLRLTNIYGERAQMRHNRFGVANWFVRQALDGEVIRVYGDGSYLRDFVYVSDAVDAMLRCAVTEAAYGEVLNVGNNRAYSFRELAETITNAVPGSSWEFAPFSPERAAQEPGDFCSDVRKIRRIVGWTPRVGLEEGVRRTVDFYRKHREHYW